CCAGTAGCCGAGAAGGCTGAAAGCGCTGAAAAGGCTGCACCAGCCAAAGAAGCAAAGTCCAAAAAGTAAGCAAGAACACTTACCATGCCAAACTACACAACTGCTGACATTGCCGAGCTTCGTGAGATGACCTCTATGGGTCTCATGGATGTGAAAAAGGCACTTGATGAAGCTGATGGTGACAAAAAGCAGGCACTTGCTCTCCTCGCAGAGCGCGGCGCCAGCATTATGGCCAAGAAATCTGGCCGTCATGCCGCTGAAGGTGTGATTGAGGCCTACGTTCACGCTGGCCGCATTGGTGTTCTCGTTGAAGTAAACTGTGAGACAGACTTTGTTGCCCGTGGCGAAACCTTTAAGGAGTTCGCCCACGACTTGGCACTGCAAATCTCCAGCATGGCCCCTGCATCAGTAGAGGAGCTGCTTGGACAACCTTTTGTAAAGGACAGTAAGCTGACCATTGCTCAGTACCTTGCGGATGTTACCGGCAAGTTGGGTGAGA
The nucleotide sequence above comes from Verrucomicrobiia bacterium. Encoded proteins:
- the tsf gene encoding translation elongation factor Ts, with product MPNYTTADIAELREMTSMGLMDVKKALDEADGDKKQALALLAERGASIMAKKSGRHAAEGVIEAYVHAGRIGVLVEVNCETDFVARGETFKEFAHDLALQISSMAPASVEELLGQPFVKDSKLTIAQYLADVTGKLGEKIVISRFDRYTLGELAGEKPAED